In Haliscomenobacter hydrossis DSM 1100, the DNA window CACCAACTCACTGATCTTGGAAACCTCGACCCCTTTCACCCACAACTCATACTCACTCAAATCAATCTCGTCATTCCAAATCACCCCGTAGCCGCCATTGGCAAGGCGGACAGTATTGAATAAGGCTTCATCTTTTAATGGAGCAAAAGCTGGACTTTGCAGCCGTTCGGAGAGCGAATAAATTTTAATCTCGCCATTGTCAAAAATAAGAAAGAGGCGGTAATTGGGTAATGCTTGAAGGTAGTTTATACGTGGATAGCTTTCCATAGTTGGCCGTTTAATCGATGTTTTGAATATCCTGTGAGTCCCACATGTCTTTTAGTTTGGTTTTCCGTGGTTCAGCCCATTTTTTAACCTTTTTCTGGTCTTTTGAGTTCAAATCCCCTTTAAACATTTCCAGGTCTTCAATTTTAAACAGTCCTTCGTTTTCATTGTTGCTGGCGTGAAAATGAGGAGGCGTATGATCTCCAAAGAACATCCGTAAAATGATCCCTTTGATTTTTCCAATGATGGGCATCTGCAGGATAGTTTAGCCTCGCAGGGGAAATAGCTACTGCCAGGTTAGGTGTACAAATATAGTTCAATTTCACACTGCTGGTCACTTTGTTCAGGATATGCCATTGGTAATTGTCCATACCCGCAGAAAAGGAATAAAGTTCCTTCACAGCTGACCAAGTGCAGTAAATCGGACGCAATTTAAGCAAATGTTTCTTTAAACGAAACATTATTTTCGTTTTTATGCATTTTATTTTCACCTTTTTTCCTGTTATCTCCCTTATCTTCACTTTCAAGAGGAGCATAAAAACCATGAAAAAATTCAACCGCATTAAAGCAGTGTTGGCAGAAAAAGATAAAACCGCAATCTGGCTGGCAGAGCAAGTCGGACGCGATCGTTCTACCGTATCCCGTTGGTGTACCAATGATATGCAGCCGCCTTTAGAAGTGCTGTATCAGATTGCGGAGATTTTGGCAGTGGATGTTTGTGTGTTGCTGGTACGGAAAGATAATAAAGAAGATTAGCTAAAAAAAGCCTTACTATCAGGTTATACCGCGAAATAAGGCTTAGAAAATGGTTCATGCAGGGCGGGGTTAGATTAATTAAAAATGTAATTATCAGTAAATTGCAAGTTGCCAGCTCAGTCTTCTGGAAAATGGAGAACTGATTTAATGAGTTGATGATATTATTTGCTCGATGCCATGATCCAAACTCCTAGCTCCTAACAATGTGTACTTTTGTCAAAAAAAATCAAAAAAAAACAGGGTGAATTGAAACCTCTGCATAAAGAATCCGTATAAAGCTTAAAGCTTTGGGACATTCAGTCTCAAATGAGATGCGTATTACCGTAACAGATTTAACCAAATCTGATAACAATCTACAAAACAGATCAAAATGTCAGCGGCGCAATAACTTTTAATTAGTCATAGCAAAGCTGCTTAGTTCTTTAATTTCAAAACAACCGATTATGCCCATTCAGAAAATTTTCT includes these proteins:
- a CDS encoding DUF2442 domain-containing protein codes for the protein MESYPRINYLQALPNYRLFLIFDNGEIKIYSLSERLQSPAFAPLKDEALFNTVRLANGGYGVIWNDEIDLSEYELWVKGVEVSKISELVAKVA
- a CDS encoding DUF4160 domain-containing protein; amino-acid sequence: MPIIGKIKGIILRMFFGDHTPPHFHASNNENEGLFKIEDLEMFKGDLNSKDQKKVKKWAEPRKTKLKDMWDSQDIQNID
- a CDS encoding helix-turn-helix transcriptional regulator — protein: MKKFNRIKAVLAEKDKTAIWLAEQVGRDRSTVSRWCTNDMQPPLEVLYQIAEILAVDVCVLLVRKDNKED